The nucleotide window TGGGCGCGGCGATAATTGTCGCTGCCGACGACGGGCGCTCGCCTCGCCTCCGGCTCGACGTCCTCGGCCGCCATACGGTCTCGGCCGGCTCGTCGCAGAAGGCCATCCTCGAGGCGCTGGTGGTCGAGCCTCTCGAGCGGCTCGGGCTCAAGTTCACCGACGTGGACAAGTACGCCACCGAGCTCCAGAATCCCGAGCTGACCGAGCCCAGCGGCAGCGGCAATGTGCCGCTCCTGAACTACCGGGTCATCGCGAGCCTCGCCGCCCTCCGGAAGGAGATCGCGCCCGCCGACGTGGACGGCTTCGTGCGGCGGCACGGGCTGCCGGGCTTCTCGCCCACCCAGGGCCATATCGCCTCGGCCATCCCGTTTCTCGGCCATGCCCTCGACGGCCTGCGCGAGGGCCCGCTGCGCCGCGTCCTGCTCCTCGCCAAGGGCAGCCTCTTCCTTGGCCGCATGACCCAGATGGCCGACGGTCTCTCGGTGCTGCTCGAGCGCAACGACTCATGATGATCGGGGAGGACACATGAACCTCAAGGGCAAGAAGGTGATAGCGCTGGGCGAGCGTGACGGCGTGCAGGGCGGCGCGCTGGCCGCCTGCGCCCGGAGTGCCGGCGCCGAGGTGGTGCTGGAGAAGACCTACTGCTTCGTCTGAACGGCGGCCGGCGCCCTTGACCTGGAAGGTCAAGACGAGATCAAGCGCGTGGCGGAGCGATTCCACAAGGAGGACCTCGTGGTGCTGCTCGGCACGCCCACCGAGGACAGTAGCCGTCTCTACGCCCTGACCGTGACCAGCGGCGACCCATCCTGGGCCGGCGCGCTGGCCGGCGTGGCGCTCGACCTGCCCGTCTATCACGTCGCCGAAGAGGCGCTCAAGACCCAGATCTCCCCGGCCGACTACGAGGAGCACGTGGCGCTCATGGCCATGGCCATGGATGTGGACGCCATCGCCTTGGCCGTGCGCGGCGTGCGCGAGGGCCAGGGCTGATTTCCGGC belongs to Candidatus Rokuibacteriota bacterium and includes:
- the grdA gene encoding glycine/sarcosine/betaine reductase complex selenoprotein A, producing the protein MNLKGKKVIALGERDGVQGGALAACARSAGAEVVLEKTYCFVUTAAGALDLEGQDEIKRVAERFHKEDLVVLLGTPTEDSSRLYALTVTSGDPSWAGALAGVALDLPVYHVAEEALKTQISPADYEEHVALMAMAMDVDAIALAVRGVREGQG